CAGCTGGCTGAGATCGATAGGCAGTTTGCCCACGCTCTGGGTGGCGTCTACGTGGTAAATGATACCGCGCGCACGGCACATTTCGCCGATAGTGGCGATATCCTGCACCACGCCGATTTCATTGTTGACGTGCATGATCGAGACGAGAATAGTGTCGTCGCGCATCGCCGCTTCCAGCGCTTTCAGATCGATAATGCCGTTGCTCTGCGGCGCCAGGTAGGTCACTTCAAACCCTTCGCGCTCCAGCTGGCGGCACGTATCCAGCACCGCTTTATGCTCGGTTTTGCTGGTGATGATGTGCTTGCCTTTTTTCTGATAGAACTGCGCTGCGCCTTTGATCGCCAGGTTATCGGACTCGGTGGCGCCAGAGGTAAAGACGATTTCACGCGGATCGGCGCCGACCAGCTCGGCGATCTGATTGCGGGCGATATCAACCGCCTCTTCAGACTGCCAGCCAAAACGGTGCGAACGTGAGGCGGGGTTACCGAAAGTCCCGTCCAGGGTGAGATACTGCATCATTTTTTCCGCCACGCGCGGGTCGGCCGGCGTCGTGGCGGAATAATCCAGGTAAATCGGTAATTTCATTGCTCTTAAGCTCCGTACATCGCTTCAATTCAAATAAAATCAGGCGCGCAGATTTATATTAATGGTTTCCTGCGTGCGCCCATTCGCCATACGGCGCGTTTCATTGTTCTGGCGATCGGCTATGTCCAGGATCTCTTTATTATTCACCAGCTCGGCCAGCGTAATATTGTTAAGAAAATCGCTGATGCGCTCGCTTAAATCGTGCCACAGCACGTGCGTCAGGCAGCGCTCGCCGCCCTGACAGCCCTCTTTGCCCTGGCAGCGCGTCGCGTCGACCGACTCGTCGACGGCAGTGATCACCGCCCCAACAGCGATGTCAGCCGCGCTTTTGCCCAGCAGATAGCCGCCGCCCGGTCCGCGCACGCTGGCGACCAGACCGTTTTTACGCAGGCGCGAAAAGAGCTGTTCCAGATAAGAAAGAGAGATCCCCTGACGCTCTGAAATATCAGCCAGCGGCACCGGCCCTTCGTGTGAGTGCAGCGCAACGTCAAGCATCGCGGTAACGGCGTAACGGCCTTTTGATGTCAGTCTCATAGCCTGGTGACCCTCTGTTATACCCGGTTATCGGAGTTTACTGATGATGGTCGCAAGTCTGACATTCCTGAGTGTTTTGGTCAACTATTTAACCTGGTAAAACACTCAAGTATTACGCTACGCCGAGGACGCTTTTTTTCAGCTGTCGCCGCGCTTTTTCTCAAACGACGAGAGCATGCCGCGCAGGATATTCAGCTCGTCACGCTCCGGGCGCGCGCGGGTATAGAGGCGACGCAGTTTGCTCATCACCTGGCCCGGATTGCCCTGGCGGATAAAGCCGCTGTTAACCATCATCTGCTCCAGATGCTGGTAAAAGCGCTCCAGATCATCCACCAGCGGATAAGGGCTCTCTTCATACTGCGGCTGTTCAACGCGATCGTTTTGCAGGAAAGCCATGCGCACTTCATACGCGAGGATCTGCACAGCCATCGCCAGGTTGAGCGAGCTGTATTCCGGGTTGGCGGGGATCGCCACGTGATAGTGGCATTTTTGCAGTTCGTCGTTGGTCAGGCCGACGCGCTCGCGGCCGAAGACGATGGCGACCGGTGCCTGCGCGCTCTCTTCCACGCATTTGACGCCGCATTCGCGCGCGTCCAGCATCGGCCACGGCAGGGTACGCGAACGGGCGCTGGTGCCGACCACCAGACTACAGCCGGCGATCGCGTCGTCCAGCGACGCGACGATGGCCGCGTCGCCAATCACATCGCTGGCGCCAGCGGCGAGAGAGATAGCCTGAGAGTCAGGCTTGACCAGCGGATTAACCAGGTAAAGGTTAGTCAGCCCCATGGTTTTCATCGCGCGGGCGACGGAACCCATATTGCCAGTGTGAGAGGTCTCCACCAGCACAATACGAATATTTTGCAGCATACAACTCGGCGGTCAGTGAGATAATTCGCCCATGCTAACATAAATGCAGGACATTTTCCGAACTCCCTGCTATACTCCGCGCCGTTTTCCCCGTTCTTTAACATCCAGTGAGAGATACTGATGCATCCGATGCTCAACATCGCCGTGCGCGCTGCGCGCAAGGCCGGCAACTTAATCGCCAAAAATTACGAAACTCCGGACGCCGTTGAAGCCAGCCAGAAAGGCAGCAACGATTTCGTGACCAATGTTGACCGCGACGCCGAGCGCCTGATTATTGAGGTGATTCGCAAATCCTATCCGCAGCACACCATTATCGGTGAAGAAAGCGGCGAACTGTTGGCAGAAGACCAGGATGTGCAATGGGTTATCGATCCGCTGGATGGCACCACCAACTTTATTAAACGCCTGCCCCACTTCGCCGTTTCTATCGCCGTACGTATCAAAGGCCGCACCGAAGTCGCCGTGGTTTACGATCCAATGCGTAACGAACTCTTCACCGCAGTACGCGGCCAGGGCGCGCAGCTCAACGGTTACCGTCTGCGCGGCAGCACCGCGCGCGACCTGGATGGCACCATTCTGGCAACCGGCTTCCCGTTCAAACAGAAACAGCACGCCGCCACCTATATGAAGCTGGTCAGCAAGCTGTTTACCCAGTGCGCCGATTTCCGCCGCACCGGCTCCGCCGCGCTGGACCTCTGCTATGTGGCTGCCGGCCGCGTTGACGGCTATTTTGAAATCGGCCTGAAACCGTGGGATTTCGCCGCAGGCGAACTGATCGCGCGTGAAGCGGGCTCGCTGGTGACCGATTTTACCGGCGGTCACGGCTTTATGGCTACCGGCAACCTGGTTGCCGGCAACCCGCGCGTAGTGAAATCGCTGCTGGCGGCGATGCGCGACGAGCTGAGCGATGCGCTGAAGCGCTAATCTCCCGGCAAGAAAAATGCCGCCCTCTCCTTCGGGAGGGGGCGGCATTTTTTTATTCTTTTTTCAGGCGCATCAGACCAGCGGGCGCAGCCCGCCGGAAATGGCCGGCTGCGCGCTGAGCCATAATATCACGCCGCCGGCGATCAGCAGCACGCCGCCCATTAGCGCCAGGCTCTGCAGCGCCACGCGTTGCCAGCGCGCAGGCGACGCCTGACGGTTTAGCCGCAGCGCCAGCGCGCGTGAACTCTGCACCAGCAGCGCCATCGCCGACACCGTCAGCGCGGTGCCGAGCGCCATCGCCAGTGCGCTGATTACGCCCCAGCCGTAGACGCCGATCACCCGCGAAAAGAGCAGCATCATAATCGCGCCGGAGCAGGGACGCAGCCCCATCGATAACACCACCAGCAGCGACGTCTTCCAGCCGGTGGCGCGCGCCAGTTGATCGTGGTCCGGCAGATGCTGATGGCCGCAGCCGCACTGTTCGTCATGATGATGATCAAGCGGACGCACCTGCTGAATGCGCGGCGCCGGCGCGCGCAGGCGCATCAGCTGACGCAGTGCGCGCCAGCAGAGCCAGAATCCCAGCCCGGCCACCAGCAGATAGCTGCCCTTTTCCAGCCAGAAGCTGCTGAGATGCAGCTGACGCGACGAGAGCTGCAGTACGCCCAGCATGAGGGTGACCAGCACCACCGCCACGGCGCCCTGCACGATCGCCGCCGCCAGCGTCAGCTGTAGACTGGTTTTTAGCCGCGTCGGGTGGGTAGCGAGGAACGTGGCGATCACCACTTTGCCGTGTCCCGGCCCCAGCGCATGCAGGATGCCGTACAGCAGGCTAAAGCCGAGCAGCGTCGCTCCCGCCTGCCCGGGCTGTTGAGCGACGCGCTGCAGCACGGCGATCATCTGCTGATGCAGCACCTTCTGCCAGCTTACGCTCTGCAGCAACAGCTGCGGCCAGTACCACCAGGCGGCGCACGCGCCTGCCAGCAGCAGAATCAGCATGCCCCAGAGCGGCCAGAGTCCCCCCCGGCGCGCGCGACGTTTCTCCATCAGGATGGCGGACATGAGAGGGTAACCTTCTGGGCGAACTGGCGACCAAGATCCATGCTTTCCGGCGGCGCGTCGGCCTTATCCAGCGACAGGGCGAACGCTTTCAGCGAGGCATCCGGCTTCGGCGTCTGCAGCGTCAGCTGACAGCGCGTTTTCATCTCATCCGGCAGGCTCAGCGCCTGCGCATCGTTCCAGGTCATATCGACAAAATAGGTCGGATCGAAGGTGCTGAAGGTATAGGTCTGACCCGCCAGCGGCTGCGGCTGCGCCAGCGGCAGCACGAAGGTCAATACCGCTTTCGCGCCGCTGCGCGCCAGCTGATAGGAGGGCGGCAGATTATCGAACTTTACCGCCCGGCCCTGATGCCAGAATTCGGTAAAGTAGTGCTGCGCCAGCACATTCGCCATCACTTCCGCCGCCAGCTTTTTCCACACCGGCGAATCGGGCGTGGCGCTGCCTGCGTCATACAGCAGATCGGCAGAGGTAATTTCGTCCATCGTCCAGACCATTTTCAATCCTGTCAGCCTATCCTGATGCACCACCGGCGTGGTTTGCATGCTGATAAAGCTGTGTGGGTGAGACCAGGCTAAAGGCGACATTGCCAGCGCTGCCAGCCCAAAAAGCGCGCGTTTATATATGTTATAAGATAACAATTTTACCGTCATGCAGTTTCCTGTTCGGCAATTTTGTGAGCCAGGTTAACGTCTGGACAAAAAAGTGGCGGCCGTCGCCTGGCGTCACAACGGTTGTCTATGCTTATTTTTGGTATGACTGACCGGAAAATTTATGATGAGTTCTGCTACAACCACAGCACCACTCTTCTCCAGTTCCCAGCGTCGTTGTCATCTCCTGTTAATGCTCTATCTCCCCGATCCCTTGCTGACCCTGGAGCGTCTGTGCCAGCTTAATGGTGTGGACCCGTCGCTTGCCCGGCAAGATATAGCGGAGGTTGATGAAGAGATCCAGCGTTATCACCAGCTTGGCATTCATCATCAACAGGATGGCAGCCTGTTATTACAGGGCAGCGAACTGGACCGACGCCTGTGCCTGTTGCACTGGCTACGCCGCGCGCTGCGCGTCTCTCCGGTTTTTATCGAAAATACCTTTACCCCGGCGCTGCGTCAGCATCTGCAGGCGCGACAGATCGAAAAGCTCCTCTACGATGAACATAACCTGCAGGCGTTGATCCAGCACTGCGCCGGACGGTTGCAGCGCAACTTCAGCCCGCGCGATCGGCTGTTTCTGCAGCTGTTTATGCAATATTCGCTCTGCCATACGCGCCTTGCCACCTTCAACGACCGGCAGCGGCAGTGGCTGGAAAATAAAGCGGAGCGGCTGGCGGCGCAGGATGTGGTGCGCCACTGGCAGCGCCGCTGCCGCTTTGCGCCCGACGCCAGCGAAATCGACTTTTTCACTCTGCTGTTCAGCATGATCCATGCTCCCGTCGTCACGCTGGCGCAGCAGCAGTGGGAGCAGCAGCTGCTGGAGCAGACGCGGCTGCTGATGGCGCGCTTTCAGGTTCTCTCCGGCATGCGTTTCAGCGACGAGCGCGGCCTGTGTAGTCAGCTCTATACCCATCTGGCGCAGGCGCTGGATCGCTGTCATTTCGCGGTCGGGATCGACAACAGCCTGTCGGAGGAGGTGATACGCCTCTACCCACGTCTGCTGCGCGCCACGCGCACCGCCATGGAGGCGTTTGAAACCCATTACGGCATCTGTTTTTCGGCGGAAGAGCTGGGGCTGATTGCGGTAATTTTCGGCGCATGGCTGATGCAGGAGAACGCCCTACAGGAAAAGCAGGTCCTGCTGTTGACCGGCGAGAATGCGGCACTGGAGAGCCGGCTGGAGGAGCAGCTGCGCGAACTGACGCTGCTGCCATTGAACGTTAAATATTTGCCGGTGCGCGATTTTCAACGCGACGGCGCGCCGAAGGGGGTGACGCTGGTGATCTCACCTTACGCCACCCCGCTTCCGCTCTACTCGCCGCCGCTGATTCATGCGCAGCAGCCCTTTACCGCCCAGCAGCAGCAGCGTATTCGCCTACTGCTGGAGTCCTGACGCTTTTGGCGCCTGCGCGTGCGGCCGTAAAAACAGCGCCGGCACCACCAGCAGCGCCATTACCCAGAAGATCTTGCCCTGCAGCGCGCTGAACAGCACGCCGCACACCATGGTCATGACCGCAATGCCGCCGCCCATCGCCAGCGCGGAGTAGACTGACTGCAGCCGAATCACCTCCCCGCCCTGCCGCGCGGCGATAAACCGCATCGCCGCCAGATGACAGATAGTAAAGCTGCCGCAGTGCAGGATCTGCGCCACGATCAGCCACGGCAGCTGTGTGGTGCTGGCCATCAGGCTCCAGCGCACCAGCGCGCAGATGCCGGAGAGCAGCAGCAGATCGCGCGCGCCCCAGCGGCGAAACAGGCGATGGCTCAGGGCGAAGATAATGATTTCCGCCACCACGCCCAGCGACCAGAGATAGCCCACCACGCTGGCGGAGTAGCCCGCCTCCTGCCACCAGATAGCGCTGAAACCGTAATAGGCGGCGTGCGCCCCTTGCATCAGCGTGACGCAGAGCAGAAAGCGCCAGACGGCATTTTCACGCAGCATCGTTTTCCACTCGGCCCAGCCGGCGCTCTGCACTTCGCGCGCGTCACCCAGCGGCATCACCGACGGCCGCAGCAGCATGCCGCCCAGCATCATCACGATGCCGACGCTTAGCAGCGCCAGCACCGCCTGGCTGTTCCAGGCGGTCACCAGCATGCCGGTCAGCGCCGAGCTGATCACGAACGCCAGCGATCCCCAGAGCCTGACCGGGCCGTAAGGCAGCGCGATCTGACGCGTCCAGGTGGCGGCCAGCGCATCGCTGAGCGGCACCAGCGGCGAGAAAAAGAGATTAAAGCCAACCATCACCAGCAGCAGCCAGAGCCACTGCGCTCCCGCCCAGAAGCCGGCGGCGCAGAGCAGCGTCAGCAACGCCAGCAGGCGCAGCGCCAGCACCAGCTGAGAAGGATCGCGTACGCGTGAAGCGATCAGCAGGCTGCCGACAAAGCGGGCGATCATCCCGGCGCCAAGCAGCAGGCCGATTTTTTCCGCGTCCAGGCCGGTGCCTTTCAGCCAGACCGCCCAGAACGGCAAATAGATGCCATAGCAAAAAAAGTAGGTGAAGTAACCGAGTGCTAACCAGTAAGTCGAACGAACCGTCATATATCCCCCGCGATTGAGGCGCCTGGTGTAGCAAATTACCGAAACATAAGCAATTTTGGCTGCGTAAAAACAAAAATGCCCCGTTCATAAGAACGGGGCATTTGCTTAACGCAGAGGATTATTCTCAGGCGTAAACCGGGAAACGCGCACAGATTTCGAGGACTTTCTGTTTCACGCGTTCGATATTGGCTTCGTCGTTGATATTGTCCAGCACATCGACAATCCAGCCGGCCAGTTCGCGCACTTCCGCTTCTTTAAAGCCGCGACGGGTCACGGCCGGGGTGCCGATACGGATGCCGGAGGTAACGAACGGGCTTTTCGGATCGTTCGGCACGCTGTTTTTGTTAACGGTGATGTTAGCGCGGCCTAACGCGGCGTCCGCTTCTTTACCGGTCAGGTTTTTCTCCACCAGATCCAGCAGGAACAGGTGGTTATGGGTGCCGCCGGAAACCACGTTGTAGCCGCGCGCCAGGAAGACTTCCACCATCGCTTTGGCGTTTTTCGCTACCTGCTGCTGATAGACCTTGAATTCCGGCTCCATCGCTTCTTTGAGCGCCACCGCTTTGCCTGCGATCACATGCATCAGCGGGCCGCCCTGGCCGCCAGGGAAAACGGCAGAGTTGAGCTTTTTATACAGATCTTCGTCACCGCCCTTCGCCAGGATCAGGCCACCGCGCGGACCCGCGAGGGTTTTGTGGGTGGTGGTGGTAACGATATGGGCATGCGGAACCGGGTTCGGATAGACGTCAGCGGCGATCAGGCCTGCCACGTGCGCCATATCGACAAACAGGTAAGCGCCTACGCTATCGGCGATTTCACGCATTTTCGCCCAGTCACAGACGCCGGAATAGGCGGAGAAGCCGCCAATGATCATTTTCGGCTTATGCTGCTGCGCCAGGGTAGCCAGCTCGTCGTAGTTGATTTTGCCGGTTTCATCGATGCCGTACGGCACGACGTTGTAAAGCTTGCCGGACAGGTTAACCGGCGAACCGTGCGTCAGGTGGCCGCCGTGCG
This DNA window, taken from Mixta gaviniae, encodes the following:
- the iscR gene encoding Fe-S cluster assembly transcriptional regulator IscR, encoding MRLTSKGRYAVTAMLDVALHSHEGPVPLADISERQGISLSYLEQLFSRLRKNGLVASVRGPGGGYLLGKSAADIAVGAVITAVDESVDATRCQGKEGCQGGERCLTHVLWHDLSERISDFLNNITLAELVNNKEILDIADRQNNETRRMANGRTQETININLRA
- the trmJ gene encoding tRNA (cytosine(32)/uridine(32)-2'-O)-methyltransferase TrmJ, with the translated sequence MLQNIRIVLVETSHTGNMGSVARAMKTMGLTNLYLVNPLVKPDSQAISLAAGASDVIGDAAIVASLDDAIAGCSLVVGTSARSRTLPWPMLDARECGVKCVEESAQAPVAIVFGRERVGLTNDELQKCHYHVAIPANPEYSSLNLAMAVQILAYEVRMAFLQNDRVEQPQYEESPYPLVDDLERFYQHLEQMMVNSGFIRQGNPGQVMSKLRRLYTRARPERDELNILRGMLSSFEKKRGDS
- the suhB gene encoding inositol-1-monophosphatase, translating into MHPMLNIAVRAARKAGNLIAKNYETPDAVEASQKGSNDFVTNVDRDAERLIIEVIRKSYPQHTIIGEESGELLAEDQDVQWVIDPLDGTTNFIKRLPHFAVSIAVRIKGRTEVAVVYDPMRNELFTAVRGQGAQLNGYRLRGSTARDLDGTILATGFPFKQKQHAATYMKLVSKLFTQCADFRRTGSAALDLCYVAAGRVDGYFEIGLKPWDFAAGELIAREAGSLVTDFTGGHGFMATGNLVAGNPRVVKSLLAAMRDELSDALKR
- a CDS encoding nickel/cobalt transporter, which translates into the protein MSAILMEKRRARRGGLWPLWGMLILLLAGACAAWWYWPQLLLQSVSWQKVLHQQMIAVLQRVAQQPGQAGATLLGFSLLYGILHALGPGHGKVVIATFLATHPTRLKTSLQLTLAAAIVQGAVAVVLVTLMLGVLQLSSRQLHLSSFWLEKGSYLLVAGLGFWLCWRALRQLMRLRAPAPRIQQVRPLDHHHDEQCGCGHQHLPDHDQLARATGWKTSLLVVLSMGLRPCSGAIMMLLFSRVIGVYGWGVISALAMALGTALTVSAMALLVQSSRALALRLNRQASPARWQRVALQSLALMGGVLLIAGGVILWLSAQPAISGGLRPLV
- a CDS encoding DUF1007 family protein; translation: MSPLAWSHPHSFISMQTTPVVHQDRLTGLKMVWTMDEITSADLLYDAGSATPDSPVWKKLAAEVMANVLAQHYFTEFWHQGRAVKFDNLPPSYQLARSGAKAVLTFVLPLAQPQPLAGQTYTFSTFDPTYFVDMTWNDAQALSLPDEMKTRCQLTLQTPKPDASLKAFALSLDKADAPPESMDLGRQFAQKVTLSCPPS
- the csiE gene encoding stationary phase inducible protein CsiE, with translation MSSATTTAPLFSSSQRRCHLLLMLYLPDPLLTLERLCQLNGVDPSLARQDIAEVDEEIQRYHQLGIHHQQDGSLLLQGSELDRRLCLLHWLRRALRVSPVFIENTFTPALRQHLQARQIEKLLYDEHNLQALIQHCAGRLQRNFSPRDRLFLQLFMQYSLCHTRLATFNDRQRQWLENKAERLAAQDVVRHWQRRCRFAPDASEIDFFTLLFSMIHAPVVTLAQQQWEQQLLEQTRLLMARFQVLSGMRFSDERGLCSQLYTHLAQALDRCHFAVGIDNSLSEEVIRLYPRLLRATRTAMEAFETHYGICFSAEELGLIAVIFGAWLMQENALQEKQVLLLTGENAALESRLEEQLRELTLLPLNVKYLPVRDFQRDGAPKGVTLVISPYATPLPLYSPPLIHAQQPFTAQQQQRIRLLLES
- a CDS encoding 3-phenylpropionate MFS transporter codes for the protein MTVRSTYWLALGYFTYFFCYGIYLPFWAVWLKGTGLDAEKIGLLLGAGMIARFVGSLLIASRVRDPSQLVLALRLLALLTLLCAAGFWAGAQWLWLLLVMVGFNLFFSPLVPLSDALAATWTRQIALPYGPVRLWGSLAFVISSALTGMLVTAWNSQAVLALLSVGIVMMLGGMLLRPSVMPLGDAREVQSAGWAEWKTMLRENAVWRFLLCVTLMQGAHAAYYGFSAIWWQEAGYSASVVGYLWSLGVVAEIIIFALSHRLFRRWGARDLLLLSGICALVRWSLMASTTQLPWLIVAQILHCGSFTICHLAAMRFIAARQGGEVIRLQSVYSALAMGGGIAVMTMVCGVLFSALQGKIFWVMALLVVPALFLRPHAQAPKASGLQQ
- the glyA gene encoding serine hydroxymethyltransferase, whose amino-acid sequence is MLKREMNIADYDAELWQAMEQEKVRQEEHIELIASENYTSPRVMQAQGSQLTNKYAEGYPGKRYYGGCEYVDIVEQLAIDRAKALFGADYANVQPHSGSQANFAVYTALLQPGDTILGMNLAHGGHLTHGSPVNLSGKLYNVVPYGIDETGKINYDELATLAQQHKPKMIIGGFSAYSGVCDWAKMREIADSVGAYLFVDMAHVAGLIAADVYPNPVPHAHIVTTTTHKTLAGPRGGLILAKGGDEDLYKKLNSAVFPGGQGGPLMHVIAGKAVALKEAMEPEFKVYQQQVAKNAKAMVEVFLARGYNVVSGGTHNHLFLLDLVEKNLTGKEADAALGRANITVNKNSVPNDPKSPFVTSGIRIGTPAVTRRGFKEAEVRELAGWIVDVLDNINDEANIERVKQKVLEICARFPVYA